In the Candidatus Woesearchaeota archaeon genome, one interval contains:
- a CDS encoding TATA-box-binding protein, with translation MSKKEIRVVNIVVSAALGHDIPLEKMAATLSNTEYNPEQFPGLVIRIKEPKTSALIFNSGKIVCTGARNMEDVKKSIKQIIKSLEKINVKIKEEPEATIQNMVASGAIGMDLNLNTLAMKLQNTEYEPEQFPGLVYKLTVEPKGMKPFKATFLLFSNGKIVCTGTKSEEQVNLSVDALIESLEKVK, from the coding sequence ATGAGTAAAAAAGAAATAAGAGTTGTAAATATAGTTGTTTCAGCTGCATTAGGGCACGATATCCCTTTAGAGAAGATGGCAGCAACACTTTCTAACACAGAGTATAATCCAGAGCAATTTCCAGGCTTAGTTATAAGAATAAAGGAACCTAAAACCTCTGCTTTAATATTCAACAGTGGTAAAATTGTATGTACTGGCGCAAGAAACATGGAAGATGTAAAAAAATCCATAAAGCAGATAATTAAAAGCCTAGAAAAGATCAATGTAAAAATTAAAGAAGAACCAGAAGCTACAATCCAAAATATGGTTGCTAGTGGTGCTATTGGCATGGATCTTAATCTAAATACTCTGGCAATGAAGCTACAGAACACAGAATACGAACCAGAACAGTTTCCAGGATTAGTATACAAACTAACTGTTGAACCTAAAGGCATGAAACCTTTTAAAGCGACATTCCTATTATTCTCAAATGGAAAAATTGTATGTACTGGAACTAAAAGTGAAGAACAAGTAAATCTGTCAGTAGATGCTTTAATCGAAAGTTTAGAGAAAGTAAAATAA
- a CDS encoding TrmB family transcriptional regulator produces MIVQKEFLSKLKDFGLNTYESKLWTALLSRGVSTAGELSDIANVPRSRSYDVLESLERKGFIVMKLGKPIKYVAVSPDEVLERVKKKVEQDAQSHTRLLDELKASNVLDELQDLHKQGIELVDPTDLSGALKGRGNLYNHVESMVKNASSTVDIMTTSEGLIRKAEFLRSALLKAKDKNLKVRIAAPLSKETKKAVKELNGLAEIKHNENMRARFCLIDGKELTFMLLDDSEVHPTYDTGVWVNTPFFGAALKQLFDGEWGKLNSADKALK; encoded by the coding sequence ATGATTGTTCAAAAAGAATTTTTAAGCAAACTCAAAGACTTTGGTCTTAATACATATGAAAGCAAGCTTTGGACTGCTTTGTTATCTCGTGGTGTTTCTACAGCAGGAGAATTATCTGATATCGCTAATGTTCCAAGATCTAGATCTTATGATGTTTTAGAAAGTTTAGAACGAAAAGGATTTATTGTTATGAAACTTGGCAAGCCAATAAAATATGTTGCGGTTTCTCCTGATGAAGTTTTAGAGCGAGTTAAGAAAAAAGTTGAACAAGATGCTCAAAGCCATACAAGATTATTAGATGAGCTTAAAGCGAGCAATGTTTTAGATGAACTTCAAGATCTTCACAAACAAGGTATTGAACTTGTTGATCCAACCGATCTTTCTGGGGCACTTAAAGGTCGAGGAAATCTTTATAATCACGTTGAATCCATGGTTAAAAACGCATCCAGCACAGTTGATATTATGACTACAAGTGAAGGTCTTATCAGAAAAGCTGAATTTTTAAGATCAGCACTTCTAAAAGCAAAAGATAAAAATTTAAAAGTTAGAATCGCAGCACCATTATCCAAAGAAACAAAAAAAGCAGTTAAAGAACTTAATGGTTTAGCAGAAATCAAACATAATGAAAATATGCGAGCTAGATTTTGTTTAATTGATGGTAAGGAACTAACATTTATGTTACTTGATGATTCAGAGGTTCATCCAACATACGATACTGGTGTGTGGGTAAATACTCCTTTCTTCGGCGCGGCTTTAAAACAGTTATTTGACGGCGAATGGGGAAAATTAAACTCTGCAGATAAAGCATTAAAATAA
- a CDS encoding acylphosphatase: MEKVRLLVKGKVQGVSFRAFTKQSASILGLAGFVKNLSSGDVEIIVHGNQNKISQFILKLKMGSLMAKVDSVEKFEDLSNQEFNFFDIRF; this comes from the coding sequence TTGGAAAAAGTTAGATTGTTGGTTAAAGGAAAAGTTCAAGGTGTATCTTTTAGAGCGTTTACTAAGCAGTCTGCATCAATTTTAGGTTTGGCGGGGTTTGTTAAAAATTTAAGTTCGGGTGATGTAGAAATTATAGTTCATGGCAATCAAAATAAGATTTCTCAATTTATTTTGAAATTAAAAATGGGCTCATTGATGGCTAAAGTTGATTCTGTTGAAAAATTTGAGGATTTATCAAATCAAGAATTCAACTTTTTTGATATTAGATTTTAA
- a CDS encoding helix-turn-helix domain-containing protein, producing MDVSEQVRIFEEFFEKNYLTDILEKIRIGQNYLVVDFLELTKFNPEISQLLLDQPEEILKTAEIAIRSFDLPDSFKNFYVRFFNLPLSQKIAIRAIRSEHLEKFIFLDGTVRQKSDVRPQVTSARFECPSCGNVITVLQLEQKFKEPTRCGCGRKGKFRLLSKELVDAQKIVLEELAEQLDGGQPKRIDVFLKNDLVCPLSDKKTNPGTKVQVVGQLKEVPIPARDGGQLIRYDLMVEVNHILTMDEDYGELKITDEEKKEILELSRDPKILLKLTNSIAPSIYGHDKIKEAIVLQILGGVHKTRKDGVRTRGDMHILLIGDPGSGKCLEGNTKLVMGTGEIKTIKEIVESKINENVFSINHTGNCFDIAPSRFWKRKISEKLFKIKTKTGNELLLTKQHPLFTTNHGLINSKTAAEFNIGEYIAQPSNLNVFGELQQVPIDFEKVKSFHKTKYNLPTHIGVKFARLLGYLVGDGYVRQRKTTGLVSITNNDFDLLNRFEHIIHDLFGIQVSKRKKQNSNSYEYYFCSRELVNCLEKIDKNITKGSGDMLISKYIQKSPDFVLKEFISALFDCEGYVNKNKREIEFSSKSKNLIVDLKLCLLRFGITTQSSECLKHATNTINKIKRKYHRLKISGENIKQFSKTIGFGCSKKQTDLKKSIELNGKFNTNLNIVPNISELLIVLRHTYGLTQKDFGISRTTYQHYERGDRNPSFTNLKKINLVYQNLKNKFGLVDDYLAILDQISNADIFWDQIESIEEVKNEEKYVYDLEIPKVHNFIANGVMVHNSQLIKRAQLVAPKSRYVSGKGASGAGLTAAVVKDEFMRGWALEAGALVLANKGFCMIDELDKMSTEDRSAMHEALEQQTVTIAKANIQATLRAETTVLAAANPKWGRFDPYEIIAKQINLPPALISRFDLIFPVRDLPDRDQDSKLAAFILNLHKNKDAGKAEIDTDQLRKYLSYSRRYCKPELTKEALEEIQKYYVEIRNKGGEDGGVKSIPITARQLEALVRLAEASARSRLAEKVTRKDAKKAIELLHYCMVQVGVDPETGKIDIDVLTTGVSSSARNNIAIVKESINELENKIGKTIPIEELVKEVQEKGIDVDKVDEVIEKLKRSGDIFEPRRGFIQKI from the coding sequence GTGGATGTATCAGAACAAGTAAGAATATTTGAAGAATTCTTTGAAAAGAATTACTTAACAGATATACTAGAAAAAATAAGAATAGGGCAAAACTATTTAGTAGTTGATTTCTTAGAATTAACCAAATTTAATCCCGAAATTTCACAATTATTACTAGATCAACCAGAAGAAATTCTAAAAACAGCAGAAATTGCAATAAGATCATTTGACTTACCTGATAGTTTTAAAAATTTCTATGTAAGATTTTTTAATTTACCGCTATCACAAAAAATAGCAATAAGAGCTATAAGAAGTGAACATTTAGAAAAATTTATTTTTTTAGATGGAACTGTTAGACAAAAATCAGATGTTCGTCCTCAAGTAACTTCCGCCCGATTTGAATGTCCAAGCTGCGGAAATGTAATTACAGTTCTTCAACTAGAACAAAAATTTAAAGAACCTACCAGGTGTGGTTGTGGAAGAAAAGGAAAATTCAGACTTCTAAGCAAAGAACTTGTTGATGCACAAAAAATAGTATTAGAAGAATTAGCAGAACAACTTGATGGTGGCCAACCAAAAAGAATTGACGTATTTCTCAAAAATGATTTAGTTTGCCCATTAAGTGATAAAAAAACCAATCCCGGAACAAAAGTACAAGTTGTTGGCCAATTAAAAGAAGTTCCAATACCTGCAAGAGATGGCGGTCAATTAATCAGGTATGATTTGATGGTTGAAGTAAATCACATATTAACTATGGATGAAGATTACGGCGAACTAAAAATAACTGATGAAGAAAAAAAAGAAATTTTAGAATTATCACGCGATCCAAAAATATTACTTAAATTAACAAATTCAATTGCGCCTTCAATTTATGGTCATGATAAAATAAAAGAAGCAATAGTTCTACAAATACTCGGAGGAGTACACAAAACGCGTAAAGATGGTGTTCGAACTAGAGGAGACATGCACATTTTACTAATAGGGGATCCTGGTTCGGGAAAATGTTTGGAGGGTAATACTAAACTAGTTATGGGAACAGGAGAAATAAAAACAATCAAAGAAATAGTGGAATCAAAAATAAATGAAAATGTTTTTTCAATTAATCATACAGGAAATTGTTTTGATATTGCCCCCTCAAGATTTTGGAAAAGAAAAATTAGTGAAAAACTTTTTAAAATTAAAACAAAAACAGGCAATGAACTTTTACTTACTAAACAACATCCATTATTTACTACAAATCACGGATTGATTAATTCTAAAACTGCTGCAGAATTTAATATTGGAGAATATATAGCTCAACCATCTAATTTGAATGTTTTTGGAGAATTACAACAAGTTCCAATTGATTTTGAAAAAGTTAAATCTTTTCATAAAACAAAATATAATTTACCAACACACATAGGTGTTAAGTTTGCAAGGTTGTTAGGCTATCTAGTTGGAGATGGATATGTTAGACAAAGAAAAACAACTGGCTTAGTAAGCATCACAAATAATGATTTTGATTTGTTAAATCGTTTCGAACACATAATTCATGATTTATTTGGAATACAGGTTAGTAAAAGAAAAAAACAAAATTCAAATAGTTATGAATACTATTTTTGCTCAAGAGAACTAGTTAATTGTTTAGAAAAAATTGATAAAAATATAACTAAAGGATCGGGAGATATGTTAATTAGCAAATACATCCAAAAATCCCCTGATTTTGTTTTAAAGGAATTTATTTCTGCATTATTTGACTGTGAAGGTTATGTTAATAAAAATAAACGAGAAATAGAGTTTAGTTCGAAAAGTAAAAATTTAATTGTTGATTTAAAATTGTGTTTATTAAGATTTGGGATAACAACTCAAAGTTCTGAATGTTTAAAACATGCAACAAATACAATAAATAAAATTAAAAGAAAATATCATAGATTAAAAATTAGTGGAGAAAATATTAAACAATTCTCTAAAACAATAGGATTTGGGTGTTCTAAAAAACAAACTGATTTAAAAAAATCAATTGAATTAAATGGAAAATTTAACACAAATTTAAATATAGTGCCAAACATATCAGAATTATTAATAGTATTAAGACATACTTATGGTTTAACACAAAAAGATTTTGGAATTTCTCGCACAACATACCAACATTACGAAAGGGGGGATAGAAATCCAAGTTTTACCAATCTAAAAAAAATTAATTTAGTTTATCAAAATCTCAAAAATAAATTTGGACTTGTTGATGATTATTTAGCTATTTTAGATCAAATTAGCAATGCAGATATTTTTTGGGATCAAATAGAATCAATAGAAGAAGTAAAAAATGAAGAAAAATACGTTTACGATTTAGAAATTCCCAAAGTTCATAATTTCATAGCAAATGGAGTTATGGTTCATAATTCTCAGTTAATTAAAAGAGCACAACTCGTTGCTCCAAAAAGTAGATATGTTAGTGGTAAGGGAGCTAGTGGAGCAGGACTAACTGCTGCAGTAGTTAAAGATGAATTTATGAGAGGCTGGGCTCTTGAAGCAGGAGCACTAGTTTTGGCAAACAAAGGATTTTGTATGATTGACGAGTTAGATAAAATGAGTACTGAAGACCGAAGTGCGATGCATGAAGCATTAGAGCAGCAAACAGTAACCATTGCAAAAGCAAACATTCAAGCAACTCTTCGTGCAGAAACCACCGTACTTGCAGCAGCGAATCCTAAATGGGGGAGATTTGATCCTTATGAAATAATTGCAAAACAAATTAATTTGCCACCTGCACTTATCAGCAGATTTGACTTAATATTTCCCGTAAGGGACCTACCTGATCGCGATCAAGATAGTAAACTTGCAGCATTCATATTAAATTTACACAAAAATAAAGATGCAGGAAAAGCAGAAATTGATACTGACCAATTAAGAAAATATTTATCTTATTCTAGACGATACTGCAAACCTGAACTAACCAAAGAAGCACTCGAAGAAATACAAAAATATTATGTTGAAATAAGAAATAAAGGTGGAGAGGACGGAGGAGTAAAATCAATTCCTATTACTGCGCGTCAATTAGAAGCACTTGTAAGGCTTGCTGAAGCTAGTGCTAGAAGTAGACTTGCAGAAAAAGTTACTCGTAAAGATGCAAAAAAAGCAATTGAATTACTACATTATTGTATGGTTCAAGTAGGGGTTGATCCGGAAACTGGAAAAATTGATATTGATGTTTTAACAACAGGCGTTTCAAGTAGTGCTCGAAATAATATTGCAATAGTAAAAGAATCAATTAATGAACTTGAAAATAAAATTGGAAAAACAATACCTATAGAAGAATTAGTAAAAGAAGTACAAGAAAAAGGCATTGATGTTGATAAGGTTGACGAAGTTATTGAAAAATTAAAAAGATCCGGAGATATTTTTGAACCTAGAAGAGGATTTATTCAAAAAATTTAA
- a CDS encoding DUF192 domain-containing protein — MLFEKDSKQIICKKVRLRISLVSKMIGLMFSNRAQIEDTAHIFIFTKPIFLSLHMWFVFYPIDVLFIDSNKKIVDIKQNFLPFTFYTAQKKAKFFIEVKKGLIKKKNLLIGSSVEWT, encoded by the coding sequence ATGTTGTTTGAAAAAGATTCAAAACAAATTATTTGTAAAAAAGTTAGGTTAAGAATAAGTTTAGTTTCAAAAATGATTGGTTTGATGTTCTCAAACAGAGCCCAAATTGAGGATACGGCTCATATTTTTATTTTCACAAAACCTATTTTTTTAAGTTTGCATATGTGGTTTGTTTTTTATCCTATTGATGTGTTATTTATTGATTCAAATAAAAAAATTGTTGATATTAAACAGAATTTTTTACCCTTTACATTTTATACTGCGCAAAAAAAGGCTAAGTTTTTTATTGAGGTTAAAAAAGGGTTAATCAAAAAGAAAAATTTGTTGATTGGGTCATCCGTCGAGTGGACGTGA
- a CDS encoding translation initiation factor eIF-2B — protein MSFKQIVGDIKSLKIQGATNVATSAVLAIKELIKEKKSDSTIELAKSLKKGKLLLFKSRPTEPMMRNAINFVLQDIDNLIHEPKVLFVSSIHDKIHEAIHSIKVGEERLIEFGAKKIKTGSIVYTHCHSSTVVNILIKAKEQGKTFEVYNTETRPRFQGRITATDLAKAKIPVTHFVDSAAAIALSKADLFLMGADAITSEGNVFNKVGSGMIATLAHALRVPVYSCTHSWKFDPLTVFGSDETVELRDPKEIWSAPPKGVKVLNPAFEIVLPELVAGVITELGVFRSDSLIEELRREYPFLF, from the coding sequence ATGAGTTTTAAACAAATTGTTGGAGATATTAAATCTTTAAAAATTCAGGGAGCAACAAACGTCGCAACATCTGCAGTGTTAGCTATTAAAGAACTCATTAAAGAAAAGAAATCTGACTCAACAATTGAGTTAGCAAAATCTTTGAAAAAAGGAAAGTTATTATTATTCAAAAGTAGGCCGACGGAACCCATGATGCGAAACGCAATTAATTTTGTGTTGCAAGATATTGATAACCTCATTCACGAACCAAAAGTTCTTTTTGTGTCAAGTATTCACGATAAAATTCATGAAGCAATTCATTCTATTAAAGTTGGCGAAGAAAGATTAATTGAATTTGGAGCAAAAAAAATCAAAACAGGTTCTATTGTGTATACTCATTGTCATAGTAGTACTGTTGTGAATATTTTAATTAAAGCAAAAGAACAAGGTAAAACTTTTGAAGTTTACAATACCGAAACAAGACCGCGGTTTCAAGGAAGAATTACTGCGACTGATTTAGCAAAAGCAAAAATTCCAGTGACTCATTTTGTAGATAGTGCTGCAGCCATTGCTTTGAGTAAAGCAGATTTATTTTTGATGGGTGCTGATGCAATAACGTCTGAAGGTAATGTGTTTAATAAAGTTGGTAGTGGGATGATTGCAACTCTTGCGCATGCTTTAAGAGTTCCAGTTTATTCTTGTACTCATTCTTGGAAATTTGATCCATTAACTGTGTTTGGTTCTGATGAAACTGTTGAATTAAGAGATCCAAAAGAGATTTGGAGCGCACCTCCTAAAGGAGTCAAAGTATTAAATCCTGCATTTGAAATAGTTCTTCCTGAGTTAGTTGCAGGAGTCATAACTGAGCTGGGAGTTTTTAGATCTGATTCATTAATTGAAGAATTACGTCGAGAATATCCTTTTTTATTCTAG